Genomic segment of Arctopsyche grandis isolate Sample6627 chromosome 11, ASM5162203v2, whole genome shotgun sequence:
aagTACCTGGCGTTGCCCAGGtaaattaaagttaaaaaaccttttaaaaatatcGCCCCAACAGTCAACACCTTTCAAAACTTGTCTACGGTCTAAAAAAGGTTACCATGatatggtatatgtatgtactaagttTAATGGTTCTAAGTTGTAGATTATAAACTGTGGATTTGCATGgcgaaaaacaattttaaaataaaaaaaaaactgtaaatttaaGTATACAGTGTCGGTCATGCGATAGTTCTGTTCGACtgcttttatatgtttttattaaatctaattataatgatgatgcattttaaattattcaatagatatgtataggctatttatttgtttttctattaaaaatgcATACACTGTATGCCATTTCGTATTCATCTTTTTGATACATTACCTGTCACCGCTAACGTCCTACTTATGAAAATATCTGCGAAGTTTTGAAAACTTTTCAGCAAACTTTGCACAAAACTTTGTAGACGACTTCCGTTGTTAAATAACTTTTGATACTTAACACGATGTCATACAACAGAAGTAGATTCCGTATAATTATGTAGAAGTCCATTTAATCCGGGCGGCCAAAATAAACTAGTGTCAAGATGTCCCAATAAACCGAAATCTtcgataattatacatatattgcagaaGTGGCCCAATTAAATCGAATTATTctaaatttacttaaaactcTTTGACGATTCAATGCTTCTATATCCGTTTAAGTATCACGTGTGTTGTGCCTGTTGATATTTCAAAGGGTGGTTTCAGAAAGTAATTGGTACGTGAATTGATATACggttatttttacttatttattttttattttatagaacatCAACACTCGCCttaacagatcgctccaaagcgacgagtgcacttatacagatatgTACAATACTATCAATgcttaagcattttatacaatgcgaattaatacaaacatccacagtgacatctatggagaaatttttgcagcattttataatcaaatatcgaacctcaagacgctgaagaGAGCTAGTAAATGAGATGCCAAtcttacaggaaccgtttcagaaataaatggcaaactctgataagaaacgaccgacctggagtcacaaactaaggtctagccagcagcgggactcgaacccgtgaccactctgctcgatagcataatatgctaaacactagtccCCGCCGctagttatatgttatattttaacaataccCACAAACAACCctttcgtttttatatatattactagctaagcccggcatgcgttgcaatgccagaataaggcatgcaattcccgttcccgtttcaaatgATGGTCAGAACTCAACTCGTATCTCTTCAAAGCCGTCATAAaacaactggtaacgtggttaccaacgaacacattttctcgactacacaatggtgcttcaaactttcgcgtcggtaaaatcgtaattacgaatataattattaagagtttttttacagtaagcttcccggatatgcatacaattaatcctgaaagttccatcgtaatcggtcgagtggtttaggagcctatgcgagacagacagaaaaacaaacagatattcaattatatatatatatatatatatatatatatatatatatatatatatatatatatatatatatatatatatatatatatatatatatatatatatatatagatttatgtaataaaaaaaaatgcgcccatgtttataattggccaggaaggcgcattggggttacctgttaggccttcctggtatattttttttgatttttaaatgctttttattattacgaaattatgttcacaatacatcttatatctattttaatagctactgatctactgatcattttctattttacaatttaatttaatttggttattaatcacagtattatattattctaatgttaatctaaagcataataggaaaaagagctcaaaaacctatttacaatccttataaatgttcataatacatctaatacataatattacttaaagactctctaaaatcgatgacctaaagcagattgtgtttaggtaatctgtttttatacctgaagggtatagacattttgttgtaatcacggagactcttcacaagtgtgttagtatggttattagtgattctgtcatagaatctactggttagtttgttagtaatgtctataacaaacggaatattatttatggcatgcagttttttgtattataaattatttttagggatttattttgtattatttggagcttggaaaggttagtattcgaggcgttattccatacaggtgaagcataggttaataatggtaatatgagcgcgcgatataattttattttatattatgagaAATGTTCGAAAGATTTCCATTTTCGCCGTTGAACTTTCGAAACTGGGTCCGCGAACTTATTCAGCATTCAAATATAGCAATGTTTGCTTTCACCTTTTGACACAATAATACCCGTTTGTGCTAAAAAAGGACACACTTACGAATACTGTCGCCGGAAAAGCCTTTGGAAAGGCGCGAAAACGGAACCAGACTTTCGGGAAACGACCATTTGGGTCATTTTTCAAACGTGACACGCTCTGTATGCGATGCACGATGTATGCATAATACGATGATACGGGCTCGTTTTGAATTTCCCGCTTTTTCGTCGTGAAATCGAACTGTCGCGTATTTCCCGTCGGAAATGAACCTGTCTCGGCTCAGCTATGTATATCTTCATTTTTCGCTTTCAGCGTTTCTCCAACTGCTTTCGCTTTTTATGTTGCTTTGCGCGAGAGCGAGATAACTAACGGAAATCGTCGGTTTAGATATCGTGAcggtagtattatattatatattcttttttGTTTGTATGTCATTTCAATGTAAATAGTAAACTtcacgaaatacatacatacatacatatgatacatatttatattgtaaagtacatacatatatcatcatcatttacagtcatcctccaacacgcttccattcgtctctgttttgggcaactctcatccatctcatcccacacagtatctctaatttcatccacccttgTGCCCTTCCTAACACCAGTTCATTTTTTCAGCCGCATCTCTTTGAGGTGAAAACACACAGAGGGGTATGCGGTaccaatttatcaatttaagcTAACTGTTGTGACAAATGGCGAAATCACATAGCGGTGAATGTAGCACGTggggtttttttagatagttttaaacatatagaaaaaatgtgaggTTCATGGCAAGCGTGCATGGAATAGTCCTTTCAAAATGACACATTCGatctatgtcgttgaaattgtatggtagtatttatcctaaCTTGACAGTGATTTATACCAAACCGACCCTTTGggccattttcggtaaaattgtatccttgcttgacagtgatcgataaggAATAtgagatacaccgttatcgatcactttcaagcaattttaccgaaaatggtccaaacaccgttttgatatatgtacatagatcactgtcaagcaaggataaatactgcCATACAATTACAACGACATAAGttgttttgaaaggactatcccatgcaCGCGTGCCATGAACCTTTTTGCATGCACGCGTGCCATCCCATGCAAGCATGCcatcacattttttctatatgtttaaaactatctaaaaaaaacccatggaaaagacttcgataatggtttgatgtagtttattgaaatgtaaaatttgcacgtggtgggccagcgtagcgtacggaacacaagctgtccgtacgccgtctactcggtgactctgtcgaccgtcgcgtatttccgcttgggccgacactaatgccaactcgtcaataatgccaatcgacaatcagttaataagactgtttgccacacgtcattacaaaagtcggaacatagtcccacataggaaaactgttgaacaatacagttattctacagagttacagcattactgacgagtcgtttacaataaatcatagctcttaaaataattaaatagagggtgaataatgaaacctttgcctcatccagtgtgaggataaaatcaatttattggttcagtaatatttcaacttataggtatacctctggtgaatgttgtttctatttacattaaaatttttgaaatctcctttgaagctgtgaataagcattacaagataagtttactttaaagaagagagagtggactgtatatggtttaaaacttaagcattcctcatcttgatgttaacttagacaatacaatgttgacactgttacagttgtcaagacagatcagctattaccgatcaactaaacttgattagtgagtgtaatgctcctaagttaacttgatttcatcaacaagtagcacaaacattgctaaattaaaagtaaattggaaagtcattcattcattcctacaagcaggaaatgaaggcgaactatgattatagatgtctctacgttaaacatcgaaatgttcagtattataatatttacttattctatgattcacataaatactataaacagtaagagttaacttatgttttcataacaagaaacataagacctgcggatgactcccggcaggttataattaagtagacatgaaataatttaagatgctccattaagtgtggcttggagactaacattaacaaatcatgaatctaattttaactgtcaaatttgaacagtttattttaaactcggatataatccttccgagtgatgacatgagacaagtcttatattataaagacaaaatgattagattaaattcggagatatatactgccgaatgttaaaatgaaaatagcttaaattatacacacaacacaattaaagtgaattacggagtactactattaacattgaatgatttaaactcatgattacatctaataagtaatatgagttgggggtagtgtcttcgggttaaactaagctaccgaagttgacggaattgaagctgctgtttctcctccctcttgctgatcttccttcctgtcaagtggtccttgtggtagaatcggcaatggcgccactagatgactggaccgacgaaactctccgctggcagtaaagacgtcgacgactcgaactctgccatctggtccgggatacaatttagtgactcgacccaagacccatcgggttggcagcatgtgttcctcctttaacaggaccatttgacccacactcagattgttgctcgagtccttcttccatttgtgtcgtaactgcaaagaatgtaaatattccgccgaccaacgtttccaaaatgctgctgtggtcaattgtatctgaagcagattggcatggacattagtgttatatttaacctccattggaagagcgagtaaggatctgccaattaagaaatgtccaggtgtgaggggtaaaaggtctagtggatccgaagacaagggactaagaggacgggaattcatgcaagcttctatttgagtcaataccgtacaaaatgattcgaaatttaaggtggtggcctttaacaccttgtttaaatgaatcttcatggatttaaccgctgcttcccacagccctcccatgtgaggcgcccttggcgggttaaacttccaacgaatcccttcggaggctacataccgtagtagcttctcctcatgaggacgttcgtaaattaattttactaaattaacgagttcacgacttgcaccgacaaaattagtagcattgtcggaatatatcgtattgggcctgccacgtctggctacgaatcttcttaaacaatttaagaaatttgaactcgttaagtctccgacaagttccaagtgaactgccttactggaaaaacacacaaagacacaaacgtaacccttaattatcttagaattcttattgcaaccactcttcacaggaaaaggtcctgcgaaatctatccccacatgactgaaaggaaaattcgcagtggtacgttcaagcgggagtaatcccattaatctattgtgtgacagtggtttatttctgaaacaaatgacacatgaacgcaccactcctttgacagtattatgtccggccaatggccaataggtctgccgcaataacgacagtaaggcttgagtacccaagtgaatatatttcaagtgcgcatctcggacaatcatgtgtgtaagtttatgcttatttgacaagataatgggtgacgttgatagagttgttcccagaggaagtctacttccaacacaaattaaattctcgtggaatagaggggacaatttagctaatttactgctactgggaattggatgtcccttgctcagcaaacgatattccaatggaaatgattccatttgcgataaccttatcaaattatttaaagcatcttttaattctaaagcggacggttcgttattttctttaacgtttaattgtttattccttagtggccgacgaacatatgataaaactcgaaggagtcttggaagatgagaatgtttatctatccaattattttccctcacaagggtagcgttagtgactacccttctctctggaagatctattgtgatctcaggaggtcttcgaggccatcgtgattcgtctaatttcaaccaactagggccgtcccaccataacgaattatgatttaattctgatggttgagtccctcgagaaattaaatctgctggattgtctgtagaggagacatggtaccactcaatgggttgagatattgattggatttcggccactcgattggcaacgaaggtggtccatttacatgactctcctctaatccaatgcaatgcgacggttgaatccgtccaataatatttttcattaatatgaattgttaattggtctattgttgacttcattaactttgataataacatagcggagcacagctctaaacgcggaatagttacaaaactgagcggagcgactctcgaacgagaacacacaagatgacatttggaatttcccaattgatcagtacattttacataaatacaagcaccataagctttctcggatgcgtcacaaaatccgtgtgcctgtatattaatggcattatttagtattatcaatctaggaattttataaagtttcatgactgtattggataattgacaatctttccattttttgaagattgtctgaggaatgagttcaataagttttaataaaaataaatttaaccaatctgattggacactaggtcccaccatcaaaatattatttagtgagatattggacgttgtcttcgcggacgcatcaaaaactacacgatatttagtggtaaggctagactccttaaccacgacgtgatgaggtaaataacaatgaacctcatgtgcctccggaggttcacactctgacatatgtcctaaatttatgtactcttctaaaactttattgtattccatttttaaattattattggctaaaaaacgtctttccaaagttttgtgtcttttctccgcaatgtgcaatgaacttcctaatactaccggggaatttttatatggtaaagctacacaaaatctaccgtttttatctcgtgatgtgtgtgcttggaaatgttcctcacatcttttctcctcaagagattgatgttttaccataggaacctggtcgatcatccaaaagttttgaatgtgactgtctaattgacttaagcctatgtggctcttccctggagcattatttacttcgggatatggaccaactattgtccatccgaattcggtatcctttaagataggcataccttttcctaactggatggttcctgctttcatagcatgaacgcaaatctcggcgccgagcaataaatcgattggcgtcggtttattccaaaggggatctgataacttgattcccgctggtattgaaattaactgttgatccagtttcacagttggaatttcgccagtaatttctggtaataccaaacacaacactttggttgagtaattagtggttgaagaccttatggtcaccttggtgatgtgacgaatgctactttcttgattagcgatacctacaattttttgagagattttctctaatttgaagttattcttcttagcgaaagatgtggtaacatagttgacttgtgagccggaatctaataatgtgcgacccttaacgaccgttccattggacgttataatgtctacttgtaccgtcggtaaaattatctccctttgagagaaatgagtagaatgagcattaattgacttccttcccgtattattggaactaaatgtatcgtcctgatgcaacaaagtgtgatggttttgtttgcaccttaagcaattatagttagacttgcaatttgttatcttatgcgatgaatttaaacatttaaaacacatgttattagatttaacgaattcatttctttccatactggattttgctttgaatttatcacatttgcctatgaaatgattatttcgacaaaatgcacatgcgtttaccttacttgatgggtttttattcgcgacatgagttctcctgattcgttgacggttatgagggaattctttcaccgtaattacagatgcagtagattgtaatacgttacatctattctgcagaaacgtttctaacttctcgtacggtggcatttctctgtcaaccagagatgtttcccagtcctttaataaactaaatggtaatttccttagaactaaacatgttacccatggatctaaaatttctctcgcgtaacccaatgattcaatgtttttaatacacaccgttaccttatttaatagatctctcaattcgatatgtgattcctttgtgattaattttaagtcacaaagtgagttgatcctagttttaagattaagtcttggtaaattgtattgcttgtctaaaatactccacgttatttcataattgtctgagctaatatctaaccctgatacagctgctaaagcgggaccgagtaatgattgatgcaaatatagtaatttcgtgacattcgaatattccgttttgtttcctattatattcttaaaagcttgttgaaacgattgccattcagatggatctccctgaaatgtgggaatggttaacgtcggtaacttatctctagcaaatttaattgttgcttgctctacctttagtttactatcttgaaaggattggcaatctaatgctgctttaagatttttaactgttattgtaattgcatcgtactcttcgtctattttggccgctttcgatatgtctgtaaggttatctaaatactcgtaatggagttttcggacataatcgtatgcttctttaatggtttgatactgtccttcatctaattcggaggatttatctatttttccttttagtctttgtaccgcgcctgaataccttaattctattgacgtcattatgacttctactttattttccttcgctaatatttctatcgattgagtctgacttcgagtctgatgtattctagagcttgacctgtctctaataggttctacgtccctagttggatttcgacctttatgcgacttggaagtcgaagcttctatttcctcgttttcagcacttgacatttgtttcagaaagttgcactatttcgtctcataaatacagttgttctctactatagctgtcaattgaactattcgtagagataaggtaataatattcaatgattaaccgtgaatcttaatattctactttaactattatcaccagaatctatccaacatattttggaagaaattacaaccctaaattg
This window contains:
- the LOC143919332 gene encoding uncharacterized protein LOC143919332; translated protein: MSSAENEEIEASTSKSHKGRNPTRDVEPIRDRSSSRIHQTRSQTQSIEILAKENKVEVIMTSIELRYSGAVQRLKGKIDKSSELDEGQYQTIKEAYDYVRKLHYEYLDNLTDISKAAKIDEEYDAITITVKNLKAALDCQSFQDSKLKVEQATIKFARDKLPTLTIPTFQGDPSEWQSFQQAFKNIIGNKTEYSNVTKLLYLHQSLLGPALAAVSGLDISSDNYEITWSILDKQYNLPRLNLKTRINSLCDLKLITKESHIELRDLLNKVTVCIKNIESLGYAREILDPWVTCLVLRKLPFSLLKDWETSLVDREMPPYEKLETFLQNRCNVLQSTASVITVKEFPHNRQRIRRTHVANKNPSSKVNACAFCRNNHFIGKCDKFKAKSSMERNEFVKSNNMCFKCLNSSHKITNCKSNYNCLRCKQNHHTLLHQDDTFSSNNTGRKSINAHSTHFSQREIILPTVQVDIITSNGTVVKGRTLLDSGSQVNYVTTSFAKKNNFKLEKISQKIVGIANQESSIRHITKVTIRSSTTNYSTKVLCLVLPEITGEIPTVKLDQQLISIPAGIKLSDPLWNKPTPIDLLLGAEICVHAMKAGTIQLGKGMPILKDTEFGWTIVGPYPEVNNAPGKSHIGLSQLDSHIQNFWMIDQVPMVKHQSLEEKRCEEHFQAHTSRDKNGRFCVALPYKNSPVVLGSSLHIAEKRHKTLERRFLANNNLKMEYNKVLEEYINLGHMSECEPPEAHEVHCYLPHHVVVKESSLTTKYRVVFDASAKTTSNISLNNILMVGPSVQSDWLNLFLLKLIELIPQTIFKKWKDCQLSNTVMKLYKIPRLIILNNAINIQAHGFCDASEKAYGACIYVKCTDQLGNSKCHLVCSRSRVAPLSFVTIPRLELCSAMLLSKLMKSTIDQLTIHINEKYYWTDSTVALHWIRGESCKWTTFVANRVAEIQSISQPIEWYHVSSTDNPADLISRGTQPSELNHNSLWWDGPSWLKLDESRWPRRPPEITIDLPERRVVTNATLVRENNWIDKHSHLPRLLRVLSYVRRPLRNKQLNVKENNEPSALELKDALNNLIRLSQMESFPLEYRLLSKGHPIPSSSKLAKLSPLFHENLICVGSRLPLGTTLSTSPIILSNKHKLTHMIVRDAHLKYIHLGTQALLSLLRQTYWPLAGHNTVKGVVRSCVICFRNKPLSHNRLMGLLPLERTTANFPFSHVGIDFAGPFPVKSGCNKNSKIIKGYVCVFVCFSSKAVHLELVGDLTSSNFLNCLRRFVARRGRPNTIYSDNATNFVGASRELVNLVKLIYERPHEEKLLRYVASEGIRWKFNPPRAPHMGGLWEAAVKSMKIHLNKVLKATTLNFESFCTVLTQIEACMNSRPLSPLSSDPLDLLPLTPGHFLIGRSLLALPMELRHKWKKDSSNNLSVGQMVLLKEEHMLPTRWVLGRVTKLYPGPDGRVRVVDVFTASGEFRRSSHLVAPLPILPQGPLDRKEDQQEGGETAASIPSTSVA